A stretch of Miscanthus floridulus cultivar M001 chromosome 13, ASM1932011v1, whole genome shotgun sequence DNA encodes these proteins:
- the LOC136499059 gene encoding methyl-CpG-binding domain-containing protein 13-like yields the protein MPCDERQCPKTQGGVVRVNCIMGSDKSSCSRTRSGLVRKKGIFALSRASCSRTRSGLLRVKSFVDSSDVSSSRTRSGLLRIKRFVESRDGSCSRSQSDHVRGSPPIVEAIINDEAVLKESPDGLMKEEMPARTQNGLVRQSSADKADESGTRVLPNGCLSEDMPSRTRSGLVRRSPTVKTLSKDKSVIKGLAEGSLKEDTPLGTRSGLVRGSLAAKVPIKAELVTKGQPDGWMKNDKVAGTRSGLGSGRLAAKTVSEDERVVEGLPDGWRKEYRPRKSSSFQDLYYIDPVSGYEFRSLKDVHRYLETGDIRQCAVRPKKSTTLEVHITESQTHTSASSQHTRPGTADKGIQCEILTSDGIMVPWEELITPYNGNDTEHTVLPEPESLKASQGYGNKLDTSEHMSVQPVSAHNGSRQTKSVKRKEPNAEVKSKKRKTSSAVTPVRASPRLAALNVQLEVSIEHEDEIVSINHVDRVQTIEESAIDQTQKSQSGSIDQIHGNLESTFSQLQLSQADTANGMQTIQENTTIHSQPSQLDTLNPTQKKQENSANQLQSVLTDSLIPKQITQECTIDQPSQPDIDHVHTDQEFTGNQFQSSLPADTVISLGDIEECTACHSQPSNTDTTGQIQANEENTANQVQLSLADTVIPVPAIQEYATGYSQLSKADTTNQTQANQEYIADQVQSSLTDTVIPVQGIEEYTTDYSHISKADITNQIQANQENTDDHLYLSQVDCATQMQIIEENLSKQPQLSQSGTGDRIQIDLESTTNHLQPNYDENSMLQSGFSWAPEQNGGAPITDFWKNVESQASSVSMPINEVPVASFPANVRFHNAAAAEPALPPQVATTETGSDQSGLAFQSLFGNIWSDPCIEFAFKTLTGDIPVLDDTTAVTDYFPEQQDLNKGQAPNCAGSVFDNNSRNHTQVDVNLPPPTPDDFYNGSWFPPQ from the exons ATGCCCTGCGATGAGAGACAATGTCCTAAAACTCAGGGTGGGGTTGTCAGGGTAAACTGCATTATGGGTTCTGACAAAAGTTCATGCTCTAGAACACGAAGTGGGCTTGTAAGGAAAAAAGGCATTTTTGCTCTCAGTAGAGCTTCATGTTCAAGAACTCGAAGTGGGCTTCTAAGAGTAAAGAGCTTTGTGGATTCCAGTGATGTTTCGAGTTCTAGAACTCGAAGTGGGCTTCTAAGGATAAAGAGATTTGTGGAGTCCCGTGATGGTTCATGTTCGAGGTCACAAAGTGACCATGTAAGAGGTAGCCCTCCTATTGTTGAG GCTATAATAAATGATGAAGCAGTCTTAAAGGAGTCTCCTGATGGATTGATGAAAGAAGAGATGCCTGCTAGAACTCAAAATGGGCTTGTTAGACAGAGCTCTGCTGACAAG GCTGACGAATCAGGCACGAGGGTGCTTCCCAATGGATGTTTGAGTGAAGATATGCCTTCTAGAACGCGAAGTGGACTTGTCAGAAGAAGCCCTACTGTTAAG ACTCTAAGCAAGGATAAATCAGTCATTAAGGGGCTGGCTGAGGGGTCGCTGAAGGAAGACACGCCTCTTGGAACTCGAAGTGGCCTTGTTAGAGGAAGCCTTGCTGCCAAG GTTCCAATCAAGGCTGAACTAGTCACAAAGGGGCAGCCTGATGGATGGATGAAAAATGACAAGGTTGCTGGAACACGGAGTGGCCTTGGCAGTGGAAGATTGGCTGCCAAG ACTGTAAGCGAGGACGAAAGAGTCGTTGAGGGTTTGCCTGATGGATGGCGAAAAGAATAcaggccaaggaagagcagttcaTTTCAGGATCTG TACTACATTGATCCAGTCAGTGGATATGAATTTCGCTCTTTGAAGGATGTGCACCGCTATCTTGAAACTGGAGATATTAGACAATGCGCCGTGAGACCAAAGAAGAGCACCACCCTCGAAGTTCATATAACAGAAAGTCAAACTCAT ACAAGTGCATCATCGCAACACACGAGGCCTGGTACTGCGGATAAGGGTATTCAGTGTGAAATATTAACTTCGGATGGTATCATGGTGCCATGGGAGGAACTAATTACTCCATATAATGGTAATGATACTGAACATACCGTGTTACCAGAGCCTGAGAGCTTGAAAGCAAGTCAAGGGTATGGCAACAAGCTTGACACTTCGGAACACATGAGTGTTCAACCGGTTTCTGCGCATAATGGTTCAAGGCAAACCAAATCTGTTAAAAGGAAAGAACCAAATGCAGAGGTGAAATCCAAGAAGCGCAAAACCAGTTCCGCTGTGACTCCTGTTCGAGCGTCACCCCGCTTAGCTGCATTGAATGTGCAGCTTGAAGTAAGCATCGAACATGAAGATGAAATAGTTAGCATAAATCATGTGGATCGGGTACAGACTATAGAAGAGAGCGCCATCGATCAGACACAGAAAAGCCAATCAGGCTCCATTGATCAGATACATGGTAATCTGGAAAGCACTTTCAGTCAGTTACAGTTGAGCCAAGCAGACACCGCTAATGGAATGCAGACTATACAGGAAAACACTACCATTCATTCACAACCAAGCCAATTGGATACTCTGAATCCTACACAGAAAAAGCAGGAAAACAGTGCCAATCAGCTACAATCGGTGCTCACAGATtctttgattccaaaacaaatcACACAGGAATGCACTATAGATCAGCCAAGCCAGCCAGACATAGATCATGTACACACAGATCAGGAATTCACTGGGAATCAATTCCAGTCGAGCCTACCAGCTGACACAGTTATCTCATTAGGGGATATTGAAGAATGCACAGCGTGTCACTCACAGCCAAGCAATACTGACACTACAGGCCAAATTCAGGCCAATGAGGAAAACACTGCCAATCAAGTACAGTTGAGCCTAGCAGACACAGTCATTCCGGTACCGGCTATTCAGGAATATGCTACTGGTTATTCACAGCTGAGCAAAGCTGACACTACAAATCAAACACAGGCCAATCAGGAATACATTGCTGATCAAGTACAATCGAGCCTAACAGACACAGTCATTCCAGTACAAGGTATTGAGGAATACACAACTGATTATTCACATATTAGTAAAGCTGACATTACAAATCAAATACAGGCCAATCAGGAAAACACTGATGATCACTTATATTTAAGTCAAGTAGACTGTGCCACTCAAATGCAGATAATTGAGGAAAATTTGTCCAAGCAACCTCAGCTGAGCCAATCAGGAACTGGGGATCGAATACAAATTGATCTGGAAAGCACTACCAATCACTTGCAACCAAACTATGATGAAAATTCTATGCTGCAATCTGGTTTCTCTTGGGCTCCTGAACAGAATGGCGGAGCCCCTATTACAGATTTCTGGAAAAATGTTGAAAGTCAGGCCTCATCGGTTTCCATGCCAATAAATGAAGTACCTGTTGCAAGCTTTCCAGCAAATGTTAGATTCCacaatgcagcagcagcagaaccTGCTTTGCCACCACAGgttgctacaactgaaacaggtTCTGATCAGTCTGGATTGGCCTTTCAATCCCTTTTCGGAAACATCTGGTCAGATCCTTGCATTGAGTTTGCTTTTAAGACCCTTACAGGTGACATTCCTGTTCTGGATGACACAACGGCTGTCACAGACTACTTCCCAGAGCAACAAGACTTGAACAAAGGCCAAGCACCAAATTGTGCAGGTtctgtatttgataataattccAGAAACCACACACAAGTCGATGTCAACCTTCCACCACCGACTCCGGATGATTTCTACAATGGCAGTTGGTTCCCTCCCCAATGA